From the genome of Gammaproteobacteria bacterium:
CCAGATGCGGTAGCGCGATCACGCGCGGCTGTGCCTGCAGCCGGCGGGACGGGAAATCGCATACGTAAGTATAGACTTTGCCGGCGTTTATCGACTCGCAAACGGCGTCGTCGTCAACGATGCCGCTGCGCGCGAAATTGAGGATCACCACGCCATCGCGCATCGACGCCAGGCGCTTCGCGTCGATCATGCCCTCGGTCTCTTTCATCAGTGGCACATGAAAGGTCACGAAATCGACTCTGGAGAGCAGGTCGTCGACGCTGTGTGCGCGCTCCACATCGGCCGATAGCTGCCAGGCGCGCGTGACGGTGATGCGGGGATCGTAGCCCACGACGTGCATGCCCAACCCTCGCGCGGAGTTCGCCACCTGCACGCCGATCGCGCCCAGCCCGAACACGCCCAGGGTGCGGCCGGGCAATTCGTAACCCGCGAATTGCTTCTTTTCAGCCTCCATCGCCTTGTTAAGCGCGGCGTCCTCGCCGCTCAAGCCCCGCGCGTAGTCCCACGCCTGGCAGATGTTGCGGCACGCGACGAGCATGCCGGCCAGCACCAGTTCCTTGACCGCGTTGGCGTTCGCACCGGGCGTGTTGAACACCGGAATGCCCTGCCGGCTCATCGCATCGACCGGAATGTTGTTCACCCCCGCGCCCGCGCGCGCTACGGCTTTTAACGCTTGCGGGATGGTCATGCCGCGCATGTTATGCGAGCGCAGCAAAATCGCGTCGGGACGATCTATCTCCGCGCCGACTTTATAGCGCTCGCGAGGCAACTGTTCTATTCCTTTAGCGGAAATATTGTTCAATGTTAGAATCTTGTACACTTTCGACGTCCAGCCGTTAAAACACCGTCAGCCATGCGTGCGGGCGAACTCGGCCATGAATTCGATCAACGTGTTCACCCCCGCCGCCGACATGGCGTTGTAAATGCTGGCGCGCATGCCACCGACCGAGCGATGGCCCTTGAGCGCGTGCAGGCCGCTTTGGGCCGCCTGCGACAGGAACAGGTTGTCAAGCGACGCATCGGCCAGAGTGAATGGCACGTTCATCCGCGACCGGCAGTCGCGCTCTACCGGATTGCGATAGAAACCGGAGGCGTCAATGGCGGCATAGAGTTGCTCCGCCTTAGCGTGGTTGCGCGCGGCCATCGCTTCCAGGCCACCCTGCTGGATCAGCCATTTGAACACCAATCCGGCCACATACCACGCAAACGCCGGTGGGGTGTTGTACATGGACTGCGCGTTCGCGTGGTTGCGATAGCTGAACATGCCCGGCGTGCCGACGGCGGGCTCACCGACA
Proteins encoded in this window:
- a CDS encoding phosphoglycerate dehydrogenase, producing the protein MYKILTLNNISAKGIEQLPRERYKVGAEIDRPDAILLRSHNMRGMTIPQALKAVARAGAGVNNIPVDAMSRQGIPVFNTPGANANAVKELVLAGMLVACRNICQAWDYARGLSGEDAALNKAMEAEKKQFAGYELPGRTLGVFGLGAIGVQVANSARGLGMHVVGYDPRITVTRAWQLSADVERAHSVDDLLSRVDFVTFHVPLMKETEGMIDAKRLASMRDGVVILNFARSGIVDDDAVCESINAGKVYTYVCDFPSRRLQAQPRVIALPHLGASTREAEDNCAVMAALQLKEYLEQGTIRNSVNFPEVALPRKGRTRLAVVNENVPDMVARISHFLGREQVNIVHMVNESNGALAYTLLDTDTCVSDDIVERIAATEGVLRVRAV